One part of the Nitrospinaceae bacterium genome encodes these proteins:
- a CDS encoding GAF domain-containing protein, with amino-acid sequence MNNQKYKVLVVDDDGDLRPLIEQSLESAGYLTASVKSSKEAIDWLNENQADLMLLDYLLPDMTGEKLVDALSDKGLLIPFVVVTGRGTERVAVDLMKRGALDYLIKGSSILELLPQVVAHAFGQLEQRSRLAETEKKTKRLELLGSIAKAAGSALEPLKIFKAVVSEIRRIIPCERYVIATVDTETGWRPIVYLESDIDLAKGARVSGETNWWFSRLSNENQVLVVDDLRELSFPRAQVMAKAGFRSHLVVPILHEGQFVAYLGLMSTKVAAFTEEHKDLLASIALLLSTPIQNAMLHKESEERARRLEISSTIAKAAGSALEPKALFKTVVEEIRRVVPCERCLFGITSSKSGITNVWHIESDIEVKRPVERGEAAKIWGHDLSKTPQVVYHPDIISGSSSPRTREMAKVGFRSVLRVPIINEGEYQAHIGLASTRVDGFTEEQIELLVSVADHLGPVVRNATLYQESEERGRRLAALVDVARSLTQGLDRENVLNSISGAAAEVFGGEAGFRIREGDYLVRMGTTPLARNAMPVERILMGEGISGRVAESGEAILLADSAADERATPVFREAIDSAVTGTMMCVPIKRESDVLGTLHIWRSKDRQFSEDDLQLAYSLADQTAIAIENASLYSESERQTKRLAALLEVAKSLTRELNLDDVLNSIVGEGARIFGGEALFRLKIGDELVISARSEGIKDMPLKQSYSVGESAGGLTVEGRAPRIIPDIASDENMIAEHKKVMEEWGLGTIMQIPLIHGEELMGFFAICQEKGYVFADDEVELAMSLADQASIAIENARLHEEAMKSLQFFRSVVDDNSDAIVVRDLDYKIIHWNRGAEKIFGYTQEEALGKSAKMLYPEGEWEDSSYRERTNRGENHQREAVRIRKDGSSVPVIAAASPVKNHQGQVIAVSVVFKDLTEQKRTETELIEQENRLRTIVNNAAGDGIITIDEMGIVESINPSAQEIFGYMPEEIEGKNILLLMPAPYKEAHDKSLRDYLKTGVTNIIGSTSEVSGRRKDGSEFPMDLTVTEIWARGKRVFTGIIRDLSERKQAEKERSEYIDILLNLNELTQKMNTSLDLEEVLDLILDSTKSLLNVSDVSITSRDGECFVSKARMGDYFTSRNARRYELGEGGVGEAAQRGSMVFIENVLDYPGWRYKDDARMFNIITCLCVPLKNVDGVVIGVLTCLTREARRYSAGEFELIDSFANMAAIAIQNAENHSNLKNTLEELRKSQEMIVRAEKLSSLGTLAAGAAHEILNPAGVIQLRAEIIAQESPEGELVNQSADVIVQSVGRIKGICDDLRRFSRNEVTTREPFDPLDALASSISLIEYRLSPANIELNMNLGSSQPIVIGDPNQIQQVLLNLISNAIDAMPDGGKMSISSSEVEENNELYWEVKVADTGVGISKEDITQIFDPFFTTKSPDEGTGLGLSVLHGIVENHGGEVFVESEEGKGATFIVRLPIVKDQVGL; translated from the coding sequence TTGAATAACCAAAAATACAAAGTTCTTGTTGTTGACGACGATGGGGATTTGCGCCCGCTTATCGAGCAGTCTTTAGAAAGTGCGGGTTATCTCACGGCGAGCGTCAAAAGCAGCAAGGAGGCGATTGATTGGCTGAATGAGAATCAAGCCGACTTAATGTTGCTCGATTATCTTCTGCCGGATATGACTGGTGAAAAACTTGTTGATGCGCTCTCGGATAAGGGCCTTCTAATTCCGTTTGTTGTCGTTACGGGCAGGGGCACCGAGCGGGTTGCGGTTGATTTGATGAAGCGCGGTGCGCTTGATTACCTCATCAAAGGCTCTTCCATCCTTGAGCTGTTGCCCCAGGTTGTGGCGCACGCCTTCGGGCAATTGGAGCAGCGCTCCAGGTTGGCCGAAACCGAGAAGAAGACCAAGCGTCTAGAATTACTGGGAAGCATTGCCAAAGCGGCGGGCTCGGCACTAGAGCCCCTGAAAATTTTTAAAGCCGTCGTCAGTGAAATTCGGCGGATAATTCCCTGTGAGCGGTATGTAATCGCAACGGTGGACACTGAGACAGGCTGGCGGCCCATTGTGTATCTGGAATCGGATATCGATTTGGCGAAGGGGGCAAGAGTCTCCGGTGAGACCAATTGGTGGTTTAGCAGGCTATCTAATGAGAATCAGGTTTTAGTTGTTGATGATCTTCGCGAGCTTTCCTTCCCCCGCGCGCAGGTAATGGCAAAGGCCGGATTTCGGAGTCACCTAGTTGTTCCCATACTTCATGAAGGGCAATTTGTCGCCTATCTGGGTCTGATGAGTACAAAGGTGGCTGCTTTCACAGAAGAACACAAGGATTTGCTCGCCTCAATTGCTCTTCTCCTGTCCACGCCGATTCAAAACGCCATGCTGCACAAGGAGTCCGAGGAGCGGGCGAGGCGGCTGGAGATCTCCTCCACAATCGCCAAAGCGGCAGGCTCGGCGCTAGAGCCCAAGGCGCTTTTTAAAACGGTTGTCGAGGAAATTAGAAGAGTCGTTCCATGTGAACGGTGTCTGTTTGGCATCACTTCGAGCAAATCGGGAATCACAAATGTTTGGCATATCGAATCCGATATTGAAGTGAAGCGGCCGGTGGAGAGAGGCGAGGCGGCGAAAATTTGGGGCCATGATTTGTCCAAAACCCCCCAAGTGGTTTATCACCCCGATATCATCAGTGGCAGCTCCAGTCCGCGCACCCGGGAGATGGCTAAAGTGGGTTTCCGCTCCGTTCTTCGGGTGCCCATTATTAACGAGGGCGAATACCAAGCCCACATCGGGCTTGCCAGTACCCGCGTCGACGGTTTTACCGAAGAGCAAATCGAACTGCTGGTTTCTGTAGCCGATCATCTGGGCCCAGTAGTACGAAACGCCACGCTCTACCAGGAGTCCGAGGAACGCGGAAGGCGCCTGGCCGCGCTCGTGGATGTGGCGAGGAGTCTGACTCAGGGGTTGGATCGTGAGAACGTGCTCAATTCGATTTCGGGTGCTGCGGCCGAAGTGTTTGGCGGGGAGGCTGGTTTTCGAATCCGGGAAGGCGACTATCTGGTGCGAATGGGCACGACGCCTCTCGCCCGGAATGCGATGCCCGTGGAGCGGATACTAATGGGGGAGGGTATCAGCGGCCGCGTCGCGGAGAGCGGAGAGGCCATTCTCCTCGCCGATAGCGCCGCCGATGAGCGGGCTACGCCTGTATTCCGCGAGGCGATAGATTCTGCTGTGACGGGAACGATGATGTGTGTTCCGATAAAACGTGAATCCGATGTGCTGGGAACGCTGCATATATGGCGGTCGAAGGACCGCCAGTTCAGCGAAGACGATCTTCAGCTAGCCTATAGCCTGGCGGATCAGACGGCCATCGCCATCGAGAACGCTTCGCTGTATAGCGAATCCGAGAGGCAGACGAAGCGCCTGGCTGCGCTATTAGAAGTTGCTAAAAGCCTGACGCGTGAATTGAATCTTGATGATGTCCTCAATTCAATCGTCGGTGAGGGCGCCAGAATTTTCGGGGGTGAGGCACTATTCCGGCTGAAGATAGGAGATGAACTGGTAATCTCCGCGAGGAGCGAGGGCATCAAGGATATGCCGCTTAAACAAAGTTATTCTGTTGGTGAATCGGCCGGCGGGTTGACTGTAGAGGGGAGAGCGCCCCGGATTATTCCGGATATCGCATCCGATGAAAACATGATCGCCGAGCACAAAAAAGTGATGGAAGAGTGGGGCCTTGGGACGATCATGCAGATTCCGCTGATACATGGCGAGGAATTGATGGGCTTTTTCGCGATATGTCAGGAGAAGGGGTATGTCTTCGCGGATGATGAAGTTGAATTAGCCATGAGCCTTGCGGATCAAGCTTCGATCGCCATCGAGAACGCCCGCCTTCACGAAGAGGCCATGAAGAGCCTGCAATTTTTCAGGAGCGTTGTGGACGACAATTCTGATGCCATTGTCGTCCGGGATCTGGATTACAAAATTATTCATTGGAACCGGGGCGCCGAAAAAATATTCGGCTACACACAAGAAGAAGCTTTGGGGAAAAGCGCAAAAATGCTCTACCCGGAAGGAGAGTGGGAGGATTCGTCGTACCGCGAAAGAACAAACCGTGGGGAAAATCACCAGCGGGAAGCTGTCAGGATAAGGAAGGACGGCTCATCCGTGCCGGTGATTGCTGCGGCCTCTCCCGTCAAGAATCACCAGGGCCAGGTGATCGCCGTCAGCGTTGTATTCAAGGACCTCACAGAGCAAAAGCGAACCGAGACCGAGCTCATAGAGCAGGAGAATCGTCTCAGGACCATCGTTAACAATGCGGCGGGTGATGGAATTATAACCATTGACGAGATGGGGATTGTCGAGTCCATCAACCCGTCTGCGCAGGAGATTTTCGGCTACATGCCAGAGGAGATTGAGGGCAAAAATATTTTGCTCTTGATGCCAGCCCCCTATAAAGAGGCCCACGATAAATCTTTGAGGGATTACCTCAAAACCGGGGTTACGAACATCATCGGAAGTACGAGCGAGGTTTCGGGGAGAAGAAAAGATGGTTCGGAATTTCCCATGGACCTCACAGTTACTGAAATTTGGGCAAGAGGAAAGCGTGTTTTCACCGGGATCATCCGTGACTTGTCGGAAAGAAAGCAAGCCGAAAAAGAGCGGAGTGAATATATTGATATTCTACTGAACCTAAATGAGCTTACCCAAAAGATGAACACGAGCCTGGACCTTGAAGAGGTACTGGATTTAATTCTCGATTCCACAAAGTCTTTGTTGAATGTTTCGGATGTCTCCATTACCTCGAGAGACGGCGAATGTTTTGTGTCGAAGGCCAGGATGGGAGATTATTTTACCAGCAGGAATGCTCGCAGGTATGAACTTGGAGAAGGGGGGGTGGGTGAGGCCGCGCAGAGGGGCTCCATGGTATTTATCGAAAATGTTCTCGACTATCCGGGCTGGAGATACAAGGATGACGCCCGAATGTTCAACATTATAACTTGTCTTTGCGTTCCCTTGAAGAATGTCGATGGGGTGGTTATCGGTGTTTTGACTTGTCTCACGCGGGAGGCGAGAAGATATTCGGCGGGCGAATTTGAATTAATCGACTCGTTCGCCAACATGGCGGCTATTGCTATTCAGAATGCCGAGAATCACTCTAATTTAAAGAACACGCTCGAAGAGTTGCGAAAAAGCCAGGAGATGATTGTCCGCGCCGAGAAGCTTTCATCCTTGGGGACACTGGCGGCGGGAGCGGCCCACGAAATTCTCAATCCGGCGGGGGTGATACAACTTCGCGCCGAGATAATCGCTCAAGAGTCGCCAGAGGGCGAACTGGTTAATCAGTCCGCAGATGTGATCGTTCAGAGTGTTGGCCGCATAAAGGGTATATGTGACGATTTGCGGCGGTTTTCCCGCAATGAGGTGACGACAAGAGAGCCTTTTGATCCTCTCGACGCCCTGGCGTCGAGTATTAGTTTGATTGAATATCGCCTTTCGCCTGCCAATATCGAGCTGAATATGAATCTGGGCAGTTCTCAACCCATTGTTATTGGTGATCCAAACCAAATTCAGCAGGTGTTGTTGAACTTGATTAGCAATGCGATTGACGCGATGCCCGACGGGGGAAAGATGTCAATTTCATCCTCCGAGGTGGAAGAAAATAACGAGTTGTATTGGGAGGTCAAGGTGGCCGATACGGGTGTGGGTATATCCAAAGAGGATATAACCCAGATTTTTGATCCGTTTTTCACTACCAAATCTCCGGACGAAGGCACAGGGCTGGGACTTTCTGTACTACACGGAATAGTTGAAAATCATGGTGGGGAAGTTTTTGTGGAAAGTGAAGAAGGAAAAGGGGCGACATTTATCGTGCGCCTTCCCATAGTGAAAGACCAGGTTGGTTTGTAG
- a CDS encoding response regulator transcription factor: MMSKLKILLVDDESEILTSLEYFLSGEGYEVSTALSGEAALSASEVSPPNLAILDIRMPGIDGFELCRKLRKKIPSIRIIFLSTMQKDVDKAKGLMLGGDDYIGKPFSSIELLARVKTVLRDVEGAVKLQSYRFGAIEIHPISREVTKDGVQVDLTTLEFDLAHFFVRHPGEVFTRAQLLVHVWEQDSSAVTRTVDYHVYQLRKKFGDDPDDPKNFMTIRGVGYKFLPD; this comes from the coding sequence ATGATGAGTAAACTCAAAATCCTTCTGGTGGATGATGAGTCCGAAATTTTGACCAGCCTCGAATATTTTCTCTCCGGAGAGGGGTATGAGGTCTCTACGGCCCTGAGCGGCGAGGCAGCTTTGAGCGCCTCGGAGGTATCGCCTCCCAATCTGGCCATCCTCGATATCCGCATGCCGGGGATAGATGGTTTTGAGTTGTGCAGAAAACTCCGCAAAAAAATCCCTTCGATTCGCATCATATTTCTTAGCACGATGCAAAAGGATGTTGATAAGGCCAAGGGCCTGATGCTCGGCGGGGATGATTATATCGGTAAACCGTTCAGCTCTATAGAATTGCTGGCACGCGTAAAGACTGTTCTGAGGGATGTGGAAGGGGCCGTAAAGCTGCAATCGTATCGTTTTGGTGCCATCGAGATTCATCCCATAAGCCGCGAAGTGACCAAGGATGGCGTTCAGGTGGATTTGACCACTCTGGAATTTGATCTGGCGCATTTTTTCGTGCGGCATCCAGGTGAAGTCTTTACCAGGGCGCAGCTACTGGTCCACGTGTGGGAGCAGGATAGCTCGGCCGTCACACGGACGGTTGATTATCACGTTTATCAATTGAGGAAAAAGTTTGGCGATGATCCCGACGATCCCAAAAATTTCATGACGATTCGAGGGGTAGGATATAAATTTTTGCCAGATTAG
- the hflB gene encoding ATP-dependent zinc metalloprotease FtsH encodes MDQKTRFSIGYFIFILLFMSVIHSLFFQGSQFKRIPYSEFRQLVMQGQVERVDILSDRLRGEMKLLSLKGRKKYVETAKIKDAALIPMLDKAGVRYAGTFAPPWIVEFITSWILPLGILFAIYAFVLKRMGPGQGVMAFTKSKAKIYAEQEVKVRFEDVAGVDEAKEELVEVVDYLRNPGRYQRLGGKIPRGVLLVGPPGCGKTLMAKAVAGEAEVNFFSISGSEFVEMFVGLGAARVRDLFEQAVEKAPCIVFIDELDALGKSRSAGGMMGGHDEREQTLNQLLVEMDGFDTRKGVIIMAATNRPEILDAALMRPGRFDRQVLVDRPDLIGRKHILKVHAKDLVLAPDVNLDRIGEMTPGLSGADLANLANEAALLAARHEREAVTMADFEESFERVAAGLEKKSRVMTPEERRRVAFHELGHAIAAELVDGSDPVQKVSIIPRGIGALGYTLQRPTEDRFLLSKSELEDRIAVLLGGRAAEVLIFDEVSTGAQNDLQRVTDMAQAMVTEYGMTERFGPRALRTATRPLFLSGGAQTPPGMEPISEATQREVDEEVGKILDAEGARVLELLRRRRADLELLAERLLEKETISGDDLRSALGIDLGDSRVAANFSNKV; translated from the coding sequence ATGGATCAAAAAACACGCTTTTCGATAGGGTATTTTATTTTCATTCTCCTGTTTATGTCTGTGATTCATTCGCTTTTCTTCCAGGGCTCTCAGTTCAAGCGAATACCCTACAGCGAGTTTCGCCAGCTTGTGATGCAAGGACAGGTTGAGCGTGTAGATATATTGAGCGATCGCCTGCGCGGGGAGATGAAACTCCTATCTCTCAAAGGCCGCAAGAAATACGTTGAAACCGCCAAAATCAAAGATGCCGCTCTTATTCCCATGCTCGATAAAGCGGGGGTGCGATATGCGGGAACTTTTGCCCCGCCCTGGATAGTGGAATTCATCACCTCCTGGATCCTTCCCCTGGGTATTCTCTTTGCCATCTATGCTTTTGTTTTAAAACGCATGGGGCCCGGCCAAGGGGTTATGGCCTTCACCAAGAGCAAGGCCAAAATCTATGCCGAGCAGGAAGTGAAAGTACGTTTCGAGGATGTCGCCGGTGTTGACGAGGCCAAAGAAGAACTCGTCGAAGTCGTGGACTACTTGCGGAACCCTGGTCGCTATCAGCGTTTGGGCGGAAAAATTCCTCGCGGCGTACTTCTTGTCGGCCCGCCTGGTTGTGGAAAAACCTTGATGGCCAAGGCAGTTGCAGGAGAGGCCGAGGTAAATTTTTTCAGCATTTCCGGTTCGGAATTTGTCGAAATGTTCGTCGGCCTGGGGGCGGCGCGTGTGCGTGATTTGTTCGAGCAGGCGGTGGAAAAGGCGCCCTGCATCGTCTTTATCGATGAGCTCGATGCGCTCGGTAAATCCCGTAGCGCAGGCGGGATGATGGGTGGTCATGATGAGCGCGAACAGACACTCAACCAATTGCTTGTTGAGATGGATGGTTTCGACACTCGAAAGGGCGTGATTATCATGGCGGCGACCAATCGGCCTGAAATTTTGGATGCTGCCCTTATGCGTCCCGGTCGCTTCGATAGGCAGGTTCTCGTTGATCGTCCCGATCTCATTGGGCGAAAACATATCCTCAAGGTCCATGCCAAGGACCTCGTTCTTGCGCCCGACGTAAACCTTGATCGCATCGGAGAGATGACGCCCGGTCTCTCGGGCGCGGATCTGGCAAATCTGGCGAACGAGGCGGCGCTTCTCGCAGCGAGGCATGAGCGGGAAGCCGTTACGATGGCCGATTTTGAGGAGTCTTTTGAGCGTGTGGCCGCTGGGCTTGAGAAAAAATCCCGGGTGATGACGCCAGAGGAGCGCCGTAGAGTGGCCTTCCATGAACTTGGGCATGCCATCGCCGCAGAGTTGGTGGATGGCTCCGATCCCGTTCAAAAGGTTTCCATTATCCCCCGGGGTATCGGAGCGCTCGGCTATACACTTCAGCGCCCAACCGAGGATCGTTTTTTGCTCTCAAAGAGCGAGCTCGAAGATCGAATAGCCGTTCTGTTGGGCGGTCGAGCAGCCGAGGTTCTGATTTTCGATGAGGTTTCAACCGGTGCGCAAAATGATCTCCAGCGGGTCACAGACATGGCTCAGGCCATGGTGACCGAATATGGAATGACGGAGCGCTTTGGCCCGCGAGCGTTGCGTACTGCGACGAGGCCTCTTTTCTTGAGTGGTGGCGCACAGACACCTCCCGGGATGGAACCTATCAGCGAGGCAACTCAGCGTGAGGTGGACGAGGAAGTGGGGAAAATTCTCGACGCTGAGGGAGCGCGTGTTTTGGAGCTACTTCGGCGGCGGCGCGCTGATTTAGAATTACTGGCCGAGCGACTCTTGGAGAAGGAGACAATCAGCGGCGACGATCTTCGCTCAGCGCTCGGTATCGATCTGGGAGACTCGCGGGTCGCCGCCAATTTTTCCAATAAAGTCTGA
- a CDS encoding glycosyltransferase: protein MRIGILSPNYPPNREPCGIGDFTKMLVPELVRAGVEVLVLTSEGYSGPEHSDDARVICVAQDWNFSSLRKISRVVRDEKIDALLVQYAPDLYSSFSRWIHFLPMAMKLLAPGVPLALSMHTIGGPTFASKAGAGIMLAASSAILSTNEEVTYLIGKYMPWRLKRLWEVPIGANIEPFGGQDGAREEAARRKVCEERKLSDEGMILAHFGFYYPGKGAEQMLEAAARWKDAGREFRLFMIGGRRSDDGGFYPELQDRGRKLGLNDDVIWTGYVTPEEVTEILLAADLFLAPFDGGISSRRGSLMAAIAHGLPVVSTPPKIATRYFRAGENFAQVPFGDAVALADEVASLMDDPERRNLLREGSEVLSGVFSWSDIALRTRDFLEALLAGKRP from the coding sequence TTGCGCATCGGTATTCTTTCACCCAACTATCCGCCTAATCGCGAGCCCTGCGGTATAGGCGATTTCACGAAGATGCTCGTGCCCGAGCTAGTGCGTGCCGGGGTCGAAGTTCTGGTGCTTACGAGTGAGGGTTATTCCGGTCCTGAACATTCGGATGATGCAAGGGTCATTTGTGTCGCTCAAGATTGGAATTTTTCTTCCTTACGTAAAATTTCGCGAGTGGTGCGCGATGAAAAAATCGACGCACTGCTTGTTCAGTATGCCCCAGATTTGTATTCCTCTTTTTCTCGATGGATCCATTTTCTTCCGATGGCTATGAAGTTGCTTGCGCCGGGAGTACCTCTCGCGCTCTCCATGCACACGATTGGAGGGCCTACATTCGCCTCCAAGGCGGGGGCGGGAATAATGCTTGCCGCATCTTCGGCCATACTCAGTACAAACGAGGAGGTTACGTATTTAATCGGGAAGTATATGCCATGGCGGCTAAAGAGGCTCTGGGAGGTGCCCATAGGAGCCAATATCGAGCCCTTTGGCGGACAGGATGGTGCGCGGGAGGAAGCGGCACGTCGCAAAGTTTGTGAAGAGCGAAAATTATCCGATGAGGGAATGATACTCGCGCACTTTGGATTTTATTATCCCGGCAAAGGGGCCGAGCAGATGTTGGAGGCGGCGGCCAGGTGGAAAGACGCAGGGCGCGAATTTCGCCTCTTCATGATAGGTGGTCGACGAAGTGATGACGGTGGTTTTTATCCTGAGCTTCAAGATCGTGGCCGCAAGCTTGGGCTCAACGACGATGTGATTTGGACCGGCTATGTCACGCCCGAGGAGGTGACTGAAATCCTCCTTGCGGCGGATCTGTTTCTAGCACCCTTCGATGGGGGGATCTCCTCAAGACGCGGCTCGCTCATGGCCGCGATTGCCCATGGCTTGCCCGTTGTAAGCACGCCGCCAAAGATCGCAACACGCTACTTCAGGGCGGGAGAGAATTTTGCGCAGGTGCCTTTTGGCGATGCCGTGGCCCTCGCGGACGAGGTTGCCTCGCTCATGGATGATCCAGAACGGCGCAACCTTCTTCGAGAGGGGTCGGAAGTTTTGTCGGGAGTATTTTCTTGGTCAGATATTGCGTTGCGCACCCGAGATTTTCTTGAGGCACTCCTAGCCGGAAAGCGACCTTAA
- a CDS encoding amidohydrolase family protein yields MPNIDMHHHIFIPETETIASKERERRPQHADSFEGFFPTVSSQFNQKQFQENWREQLADADRKRKDMADDRLDMALVSASPPHFYYWIGGSAGTDICHISNDGISDFCKADSDHFRGIANLPFQNGGEAAAAELERAMGLGLLGCVVGDRVGTQALDEPQFEPFWAAAERLDALVFIHPDFADFKPIFPYYMANHIGNPLSTTVAATRLILSGHFERYPNLKVILSHAGGNLPWAIGRIEHAWNVRPETKVHTPHPPSYYFKNLYFDVITFSQSAVKWMVQEVGADHVVCGTDYPYDMMQLRVVDYVEGAGLTAEDEEKVLRGNTARLIGL; encoded by the coding sequence ATGCCGAACATCGACATGCATCACCACATTTTTATTCCCGAAACCGAGACCATCGCCTCCAAGGAGCGCGAACGCCGGCCTCAACACGCCGATAGCTTCGAGGGATTTTTCCCGACGGTTTCGTCTCAATTCAACCAAAAACAATTCCAAGAGAACTGGCGCGAACAACTTGCCGACGCAGACAGAAAACGCAAGGACATGGCCGACGACCGCCTCGACATGGCGCTTGTCTCGGCCTCGCCCCCTCATTTTTATTATTGGATCGGCGGCTCCGCTGGCACCGACATCTGCCATATTTCGAACGATGGTATCTCGGATTTCTGCAAGGCCGATTCCGACCACTTCCGGGGGATAGCGAACCTGCCCTTCCAAAACGGAGGAGAAGCCGCTGCCGCCGAGCTTGAGCGGGCGATGGGCCTCGGCCTCTTGGGCTGCGTCGTAGGCGACCGCGTAGGCACACAGGCGCTTGATGAGCCCCAGTTCGAGCCCTTCTGGGCGGCGGCCGAGCGCCTCGACGCACTTGTTTTCATCCATCCGGATTTCGCCGACTTCAAACCGATTTTCCCCTACTACATGGCTAACCACATCGGAAACCCGCTCTCAACAACGGTTGCAGCGACACGCCTCATACTCTCAGGGCACTTCGAGCGCTACCCCAATCTCAAAGTCATCCTCTCTCACGCTGGCGGCAATCTACCCTGGGCCATCGGTCGAATCGAGCATGCATGGAACGTGCGCCCAGAGACAAAAGTCCACACGCCGCATCCGCCAAGTTACTATTTTAAAAATCTTTATTTCGACGTAATTACCTTCAGCCAATCTGCTGTCAAATGGATGGTGCAGGAAGTGGGCGCCGATCATGTCGTTTGTGGCACGGATTATCCCTACGACATGATGCAGCTTCGCGTTGTGGACTACGTTGAGGGTGCGGGCCTAACCGCCGAGGATGAGGAAAAAGTTCTTCGAGGCAACACGGCAAGGCTTATAGGGCTTTAA
- a CDS encoding GTP cyclohydrolase I FolE2, which yields MADVQASSDERNIRIDKVGVKDIRYPITVKDRSNEAQQTVGTINMYVDLPHHFKGTHMSRFLEVLNDYRGGISVEGVPGILRKIRERLEAETAHFMVTFSYFMEKKAPITGAPGMMAYECGFEASLGESSDLVLSVGVPIATLCPCSKEISERGAHNQRGNVNVKVRFDGELWIEELVELVEEAASCDLYPVLKREDEKFVTEKAFDNPRFVEDMVREVALRLRKDNRIKWMYVEVENFESIHAHNAYAFIEEACE from the coding sequence CTGGCCGACGTTCAGGCGAGTTCGGATGAAAGAAATATTCGTATCGATAAAGTCGGGGTGAAAGATATCCGCTACCCGATCACCGTGAAAGATCGCTCAAACGAGGCCCAACAAACGGTTGGCACGATCAACATGTACGTCGATTTACCCCACCACTTCAAGGGAACCCATATGAGCCGGTTCCTGGAGGTGCTTAATGACTACCGGGGGGGGATAAGTGTTGAGGGCGTACCCGGTATTTTGAGAAAAATTCGTGAACGTCTTGAGGCAGAAACCGCACATTTCATGGTGACGTTTTCCTATTTCATGGAAAAAAAGGCTCCTATCACGGGCGCGCCCGGCATGATGGCCTACGAGTGTGGTTTTGAGGCCTCGCTTGGAGAATCGAGCGATTTAGTGCTCAGCGTGGGCGTGCCGATAGCGACGCTCTGCCCCTGCTCGAAGGAAATTTCGGAGAGAGGCGCGCATAACCAGCGGGGCAATGTAAATGTGAAGGTCCGCTTCGATGGCGAGTTATGGATCGAGGAGCTGGTTGAACTAGTTGAGGAGGCTGCGAGTTGCGATTTATATCCGGTTCTCAAGCGCGAGGATGAGAAATTCGTGACTGAAAAGGCTTTCGACAATCCTAGATTTGTCGAGGACATGGTTCGAGAGGTGGCGCTTAGGCTACGTAAGGACAATAGAATCAAATGGATGTATGTGGAAGTGGAGAATTTCGAGTCCATCCATGCCCACAATGCATATGCATTTATTGAGGAAGCATGCGAGTAA